From Erigeron canadensis isolate Cc75 chromosome 5, C_canadensis_v1, whole genome shotgun sequence:
CAAAAAGTAGACCAATTAGTACATGGCCTGGATATCCAGAGAGcccatatgcatatatatatatatatatatatattatagcaGGAAGATATGCCAAATATGTGGATATATTTCAAGTTGTTAAACTAATATGGATTTAAAAAGGGATGATTGCATACCATCACCATGATCCTCAACCGGGTTGAATtcgtcttcatcatcatcaaattcaaTGTTCTGCGGGGTTATCAAATTTACAATAAATaccatatatatctttatttaacGAATGTGCATAAATTGCACAATATTagaatgaaataaaaataattgctCAACAGAAAGACATTACATCATAAAGCGAGTACCATTTTCACCCTGAAAGTGCCCTAACCAGGATAGACACTTTGACCTACTGGTTCCACCAATGTAACAGGCTAGCTGAGTCCAATAACTAGAATTGGTCTAAAGTATGCTCCAAGAAGCCAGAATGTCCAATATATCTATGCTTCAAAAAAGAAGCATCTCTTACGAAACCTAAGCAAATAGCTAAACAAGACCAGATTAAGTCCTACAGGTGGTGATTTATCCCATTCGTATAAGAACGGGTCAATTTGAGTGTTATTTGATTGACATAAGGTCAAACAATATTAGCTATAACTAAAACATTTCAAGCACGTCAAACATCCCCAAAATCATAAAACATGCTTTCAAAAGCTTACAACGTCCTAAATCATTCTATTAatcttatttaataaaataaatggtTATATATTAACTACATAGTGCAATGATACTATGATAGAATGGGATGATTAATTCTTGCATTAGTGAAATGAATTTAGTATCTGAAGAACCCTAGTggtttagattaaaaaaactgtttcaaaaatcatatatacCATAGTTTTCTAATTACTTGCACATATGAAATAGTTTAATAACATCCTCCTAGTTATAGTTTAACTGCTTAGCTACATATGAAAATACCAATGTTACATGATTGAGATCAAATTTACATACCTGATCATAATCATCACCACTAGCGTCTTCTTCCTCCTCGAAATTTTCGttgtcttcatcatcatcatcttcatcctcGTTCTTTTCCTTGTCACCAGCATCTTGACCCTAGTCAACAGATATAAGAGCACGGTTTGCTTCTTTTAAAGACACGTACTGCCAAaggcatttttttttaaagaactaATCATATTTCAAATTGACTAAACAAAATTACCTGAGGTCCTTGATCCAGCTTCTCAAAAATATCCAACTTCTGTAGGTCTACCGTAAAAAAATATTGTTGTTAGATATGTGACTTGAAACCAAGATTAAGACAGTTTTGTAAATCACAATTTCAAACCTGACTGCGGATCCCATCGAATCTTCTTATTGATATGCTTCACCTTCCCTGCAACTGTTTGAAAAAGCAACCAAACTTCTCAGCAGTCTTTAATAGATGAAGGTATAACATGTGACAAGATACTGTTACACATAAATGTTTTACCTAGTTCAGCAGGAAAATACTCATCAGTCATCATTGGAAAGACACCAGCATTTTCTGTGTAAGAATACATGACAATCAAATGATATCAGCATCAAAAAAGACGACACAAGAAATATTGGAATCTGAAGACCAGATATGCAGTCTTCATGGATAATGTAAAAAACCCACCAGGACAACATTATGATACAAATAGTGGTCAGCGGTGGCCGGTGGAGAAATTTAAAGGCCAAGGTGTTCCAAGCAAGTCAAGAGCCTTTAGGGGTTTCGGACAAATACTAAATTAACTTGGGCTAGAGAGTTCTTACTAGTTTCCTAATTATTTTGTTAGTCTTTCTTGTTACTCAAGTTTAGGAGAGTTATAATAGAACTCATAGGCCAAGTAAGGGGTATCGATAGATTTGTGGAGTCAATAGACTCGAGATAACCTACTTCTCCCGAAGTGTAGGAACTATATTTCtttgtttctttaatttctttcaTTATTTAATGATACTTTCCGATTTGATTCGTATCAAATTGGTATCAGAGAGCACATACCTGATCTTGGGcagtagaaaagaaaaaaacaaaagtaaaagtaaaCATGCAGTCTAAAAAACAGATTCATAAGCTAAATTAGCAGGGTATCATAAAGCAGTTGATGATCGACTGATAAGATCCCAAAAGGTCAGACCCAATTAATGTTACTAGGCAGGATATTAAATATGAAGAAGTGGTTCATTGGCAAGAAACCAGAAGGTCATGGGTGACTCTTAGCATGGGCAAAGTTAGCATTTATATAGGAGGCTTAGTTTTCATTTTGGGTCATGTCTGGTTATTTACAATTAGCAAACTTTGTTTGTTTTAGGAGAATTACCCATCTCGAATAGGGTTGTATGGAGATCAACCCATCTCGAATTGGGTCTACTATCTTGTAATCTTTTGGTCTTCTAGAAATAAAAATCAGTAACTTATCCTTGTTGAGTTCTGGGTTCTATCATCGACTCAAGACACTGGAGAAAAATGTTGGGGGCATACGTTCAAAATAGATCAGAAGCATGTAAAGAGGTATTGGAAATTCTTAAAAGGTGTAACAGCAACTTAAAGCATTGTCAAACAAGACTGATAACTTAATGGCTTGACAAACAGAACTTAGTCATCCCAGCCCTTGAACCccttaaaaaaccaaaaaactatCTTCTAAGCCTCAATATGATGAGGTTGCATTTCTTTAAACTTCGTATCAAATGGAAACTAGTGCATCAGGTGAACAAAAACGAGCAGAGTGGTTAGGAAATGAATCTAACAGTCAAGGAGATTTTTATCAAGCACAAATCAGAATGGGTGATTGTGACAAGTTAGAGACTGGAATGGTTTCACATGAAGTTGAATTTACATAATGCCCATATTCAAAGGTGAAGACGCACAAGATTGGATTTATCGAATGGAGAGGTACTTTGAAATAGGTATTGAGGTTATGATCAACTACAGGCTGCAGTTTTGTCTATGGAGGGTCAGGCTTCGTGATGGTATAGGTGGAGCGAGGGGCGTGCACCTTTTCATTCTTGGGATGGTCTGAAGAGGTGATTCTTGGAGTGGTTCCAGCAATCCCATGAGGGTAAAGGTTATATGAGCAATCTTTGGCTATTAGTCGAGATGGAACTGAAAGAAAGTATGTTACTTTATTTGAAGCTTTTTATTGTGAATACAATTTATTTTAACAGATGCATTGGGACATGGTATTGGAGCAATTTTGAAGCAGGAATCTAAGCCAATAACTTAATTCAGTCAACCCTACTTATTGGGTAGACACTTTCTAGTGCGTACTCATCAACATAGTTTCACATATTTACTGGAGCAATGATTAGTGACAGAAGAGCATCAAAAATGGCTTACAAGGGTTTAAATTTGAAATCCAATACAAAAATGGAAATGAGAATACGGTAGCTGACGCGTTGTCTGGTAATGGTGAATCTAATGGGTGTTCTGCATTATCAGTTTAGCATGTTCTTGATTCATTGACTCTAAATTGATACTTTGCATAGGAAAATGGTACCAAACAAACTGGAATACTTACTTTTAGCATCTTGACCCATATTCCCCAAATGATAAGGAGATGAAATCCAAAACTTCTGCAATTCATTACCCCATGATACTAAACTCCTAAaatcttgtcctatttgtttaAGATTGACATCAGGGAGTTCCTTGATTTCCTGcaattacaaatatatgtttataaatgcCAGACGATCACTTGAATaatatcttcaatgaatttACAGGTTCTAAATGCGTTAAATCTAGCTGGGAAGCAGAGCAAACATTCTAAAATAAAAGGCCAACTTAATAACATGTCTTAAATATAAACTCAGTTCATAGATGATAAGATAAGAAACTATGGTGTTTGGATTCCCAACCCCTGGAGCTGATTATCTAATAAGCCAACAGCAGTGTAAATGATACGAAGCAGCTACAAGTATACAAGAGGAAACATAATCGGGTCGACTGTCGATCTGGATCCCAGTTAACCTGATCAATTCAATGCTATGTTTGGTTTTTGGGTTGACCCAATGGGTCAACAAAGCATTGTAATAATGGAATGGAGGGAAGCAGTCCACTCCCTGGTTTCTAGTAGCAGTTATTAAGTGACAATATTATATGGCAAGCCAGTTTCAGTTTCTTTTTTCCATTCAGAATATTGTACTCCTTTTTGTTGCTTGTACTGGAGAAATAGCCGTTCTCGAATTGGGCCTATCAAAATATTAATCGATCAGTTTGCTTGCCTAATTTTTGAGTTTCTATCAGTACATCACACAGTTGTCTGTGCACAGTGTGATATTCTGTTTAGACATCAGGTCACGGTTTCCAATGTTATCTCTTTTAAGTCGGAATAACATGGCCAGACTTAAAAAGAATAATACGATCCAAATGCCAATATATAGTCCACAAAAAACGACTAAAGGCACAAATGTTAATCAAGCATGCCTAGGCACTAAAGAGCCTCAAAACCAAGGCAATATGCATAGATGAGCCTCTGAATGTGACTTGGCTCAGCATGAAAAAAAACCCACGGTTCAAGTCTGGTAGGCGTGTGAGCCTAGAAATGCGCTTTTTGCAACTATGGTGTTGCATTAATTTCACAAcgaattaataaaagaacatgcTCTGGGAATTGACAAATTGACATAAGTATTATAGGCAGAATCTTGTATGAACTTTCGACAATGCAGGATGTTTGGAGAAATTTACTTACGAATAGGTCAATGTAGATCATAATGGAAGAAGACCAGATGCATCGTAAAGTTAAAAATTTCCCAAAGTGTGTCATTAATCCTTCCAATCTTCTAAGTTGTAATAACATGGTTTTTGTAGTCATATTTAACACATCAACTAGTATAAAAGAAAGCCAAAGACTTTATGACTCGAAACCGTTTAAACCCAACCTGTTTTGACCAAGTTAGTTGTTAGATATCTCGAGATTCCACAGTTACATCCAAACGAGCCGTATGTGGACCTCGAACCCACGCTAAACTCGTTACCACCCCCCAAGAAATACCATTGGGTAACCGCGAGGAGAGCTCACCCAAGATTAAAAAAAGCAAAACCCAACCAACCCCATCTGccctttcttttattaattttgagaaTTAAATATATCAAGGATAGTAACATAAAGTGAACGCataaaaaatcaacaaaaacaagaatatGTCTAAAGAGgcagaaaaacaaaagaaacttACAGGAAAGACTTCAAATGGTTCTTGTTTAGCATGGTTTCCAGCACTATAACCTCCGTAACGTCCCCCTCCTCCTCTATTAAACGCCATCTCAACAAACCAATTCCCCTCCCTAACTTCACAACActgtatttattaattcaattcaatatatacatatactaacattttatatatacataattaaaacCAAAACTAATAATAACGAATGAAACCAAAGGGGGTTTTTTACTTTCACTAACCAAAGGATGTGTGCGGCTTTTTCTTCGATGTTGTTATGTTGTTTTTGTTAGTTGGTGTTTTTTGCGCCCCGATTGTAtagtttttcttcttcttaggCACGGGGACAAATATAAGCCGTTCCccccttttacttttttattttctaatttcatatcaacatcgattttaattagaaaaaccaactgggttggatcagtggttggaacTTATGTCTTTGAAAACAGAGGTCataggttcgatcctcatgtcGAGCAAGGCTgaaggtccttttctacctatgctagaacctggaagcagcctctctacctttggtaggggtaaagctgtctacatatcaacctcccccatacaccgtcgaagacggtattgggacccaaaacccgtggaagacggcattgggagttacttatttacttacttttatcgattttagttagaaaaaaatttaatttccttttttattgaaaaattctttatatttgtttattaatttgtaataattagttaaataaaaaatttacagtttgaaaaaagaaataaagaaagatgTAATGAAGAAAGGTAGTTGGATATTTCGATCTCCTGCAGTTGTAACCAAATACAAAATCTTACCcctttttcttaaattatatatttacttgtgtgtccaaagaaagaaaataagccCAAAAACAAATATGCAGATATAGtagaagtttttaaaaaattataaaaacacatatcaattcatcattaAAAACcatctcgaatgttttgattttcttcgaaTTTTTCCAATCCAAAACAgttcatacatgcacaacacggagtcgtagatgatggttaacatgtgttgggttaaaatcttcaagatgaactaacgtggtcttatttttttagttgaagaagaagacataataaacttataataGACAACaatctaaattaaaagagatgattaataataatatcagaattcaatgtcaaataataatgattaaactcaaaatatatatataaaaaaaaaatttgtttgttgaGTAAGtcgaacttttttttgttgagaattcGTGAGGTaatcaaaccttttttttttttttgagaaatcgTGAGAATTTTATCCtattaactaaattaaaagagatgaataataatgataacataagaatttagtgtcaaataataatgattatgtaacaaccctcaatttccaactaggacaacttacttatattcatctaggtatctatccctagaggtttgttAAGAGAATTGgccttctagacatttagggAATGGTGAAATTTGCCCTCTAGttcaatggaaagccaaaagaagGTCAGTtgccttagaaataccataaacaataaccataatcattcaatacaatCTCAAGCTATAAATCAGTTCTAATCGAACTTGGTGGAATGTCAGTGAACCAAAATTTTATTTCGAGAAGTTGGgattatataaataagaataaaaggttcataagttgtgataacaacaaaaaatccttataaaatgTTCAACAATTTAATCATCAAGCCAATTGGTGTATAAATGGTCTTGAAAATAAGATGACCatctcaaaaatatatttataaaccaaTATGCTCATAAAAGTGCTTGAAcgataataataagtatatatatgtcaaatataaatacaaaatgtaCATACAATGAATTAAGtgacaaaacaaaaatacaaacatatacatacatacatacggctatataaatatatatatatacttagacAATATGTTTTGAAAACAACTAAATAACTAGTAAATAAACTTTCAAGCATGAACCTATGCTAGATATACTTACAGATACacttaatatacataaaaaatttgaaatcccTTCCCTTTTTCCTTAACCAAAACCGGCCTCCCCCTCTTCCCAACACCCCACACCCAATCAAAAGTCATTTAACTCTTTTTCTCACCAAGAAAATTAAAACCAACCTTATACTCAACCTTTCACTCCACCATAATTCCATTTACACTTTCCATACACACACgtatctctctctttctctctcaaattttctgcactCTTCCTCCACCCTCTTCTTCAAACTTTAGGCTCatataacaaagaaaaagac
This genomic window contains:
- the LOC122600283 gene encoding protein PFC0760c-like, with the translated sequence MAFNRGGGGRYGGYSAGNHAKQEPFEVFPEIKELPDVNLKQIGQDFRSLVSWGNELQKFWISSPYHLGNMGQDAKKNAGVFPMMTDEYFPAELVAGKVKHINKKIRWDPQSDLQKLDIFEKLDQGPQGQDAGDKEKNEDEDDDDEDNENFEEEEDASGDDYDQNIEFDDDEDEFNPVEDHGDDEGYY